One part of the Carassius gibelio isolate Cgi1373 ecotype wild population from Czech Republic chromosome B6, carGib1.2-hapl.c, whole genome shotgun sequence genome encodes these proteins:
- the LOC127959292 gene encoding uncharacterized protein LOC127959292, with the protein MVIRNNGIKLTEIQDRFLADNVTFANIHSVSIITISRILKKHQVSMKQLYTVPFERNSEHVKQLRNQYVQRVMEIEGRQTPHILIFMDEAGFNLAKTRRRGRNVIGKRATVIIPGQRGANITMCTVISTDGVLLHRPLIGPYNTERLLAFLHDLYGRVVLDEERDAERRNQPTFYNCMGQCGISPLLCSHRVVCGPSQNGVTFPPTLLSIPQPHRGIIFLMEVGGL; encoded by the exons ATGGTCATCCGAAACAATGGGATAAAACTCACTGAGATTCAAGACAGATTCTTGGCAGACAACGTTACTTTTGCAAATATTCACAGTGTAAGCATAATAACAATTtctagaatcctgaaaaaacatcAGGTCAGTATGAAACAGTTGTACACTGTGCCTTTTGAGAGGAACTCTGAACATGTCAAGCAACTCAGGAACCAATATGTCCAG AGAGTCATGGAGATTGAAGGCAGGCAAACACCCCACATTTTAATCTTTATGGATGAGGCGGGTTTCAACTTGGCCAAAACACGGCGACGAGGGAGGAATGTGATTGGGAAGAGAGCCACAGTGATTATCCCGGGCCAGAGGGGTGCCAACATCACAATGTGCACAGTAATATCCACTGATGGAGTGCTGTTACACAGACCCCTAATTGGGCCATACAACACTGAACGTCTCCTTGCGTTCCTGCATGATCTCTATGGAAGGGTTGTGCTAGATGAGGAAAGGGATGCAGAGAGAAGGAATCAGCCaacattttataattgtatgGGACAATGTGGCATTTCACCACTCCTGTGCAGTCACCGAGTGGTTTGTGGCCCATCCCAGAATGGAGTCACTTTTCCTCCCACCTTACTCTCCATTCCTCAACCCCATAGAGGAATTATTTTCCTCATGGAGGTGGGAGGTTTATGA